In Shewanella sp. VB17, a single genomic region encodes these proteins:
- a CDS encoding DUF3622 domain-containing protein: MTQTKKFDFRIVQDKDVWAAEITRRMTARKTIVSKRKTGFATEADASLWGEKELKSFLDNLVERNERKAKQREVRTEATAAKELAADVWREARDIADGESGDDFDEDSDDYRSDKAT, from the coding sequence ATGACACAAACCAAGAAATTCGACTTTCGTATCGTTCAAGACAAGGATGTATGGGCAGCTGAAATTACTCGTCGTATGACAGCGAGAAAGACGATCGTTTCGAAAAGAAAAACCGGCTTTGCAACAGAAGCTGATGCAAGTCTTTGGGGGGAGAAAGAGTTGAAATCTTTCCTCGATAATTTGGTTGAACGCAATGAGCGTAAAGCTAAGCAGCGTGAAGTGCGTACTGAGGCGACTGCAGCTAAAGAGTTAGCGGCTGACGTATGGCGTGAGGCGCGTGATATCGCTGATGGCGAGAGTGGAGATGATTTTGATGAAGACAGTGATGATTACCGCTCTGATAAGGCGACATAA
- a CDS encoding DUF3565 domain-containing protein produces the protein MQQAIVDYLKDDENHWVAKLECGHYQHVRHNPPWVVRPWVITIEGRASMIGVTLNCKKCDLGSPKDTK, from the coding sequence ATGCAACAAGCTATTGTGGATTACCTAAAAGATGATGAGAATCATTGGGTTGCTAAACTGGAATGTGGGCATTACCAGCATGTGAGGCATAATCCACCTTGGGTGGTTAGACCTTGGGTGATAACAATAGAAGGCAGGGCGTCAATGATTGGTGTTACACTCAATTGTAAAAAATGTGATCTCGGTTCGCCGAAAGATACTAAGTGA
- a CDS encoding DEAD/DEAH box helicase produces MSFTSLGLSAPILKAVAQKGYDVPSPIQAQAIPAVLEGKDVMAAAQTGTGKTAGFTLPLLELLSRGSRARAKQVRALVLTPTRELAAQVAESVDTYGKNLPLSSAVIFGGVGIGPQITKLNKGVDILVATPGRLLDLFNQRAVSFSQLEVLVLDEADRMLDMGFIHDIKKILKVLPAKRQNLMFSATFSDDIRQLAKGLVNNPVEISVTPRNATAKTVEQYIYPVDQKQKTSALIHLVKQNEWTQVLVFSRTKHGANRIAKNLEASGLTAAAIHGNKSQGARTKALANFKSGEVRVLVATDIAARGIDIDQLPNVVNFDLPNVPEDYVHRIGRTGRAGANGQAVSLVSSDEAKLLKDIERLIKQNIPRKEIEGFVPSKDLPDNDLNDNKHGQNRGPRNANGRGNGRNGNSQNRGNNASGNDKRPQRNTAGKVEHKDGQRSGEAARGHQPNDKNSSHAPSNHSPSNNSPSNNSRSRKPAGQNSASSGASKPASNNNIWGK; encoded by the coding sequence ATGAGTTTTACCTCCCTGGGGTTGTCAGCCCCAATATTAAAAGCTGTTGCCCAAAAAGGCTATGACGTCCCCTCACCGATTCAAGCTCAAGCCATTCCAGCAGTACTCGAAGGCAAGGATGTGATGGCCGCAGCTCAAACAGGTACAGGTAAAACAGCAGGCTTTACTTTGCCACTTTTAGAGCTATTAAGCCGAGGTTCTCGCGCTCGCGCTAAACAAGTTCGCGCCTTAGTGTTAACGCCAACTCGGGAATTAGCAGCACAAGTCGCAGAAAGTGTAGACACCTATGGTAAAAATCTACCATTAAGTTCAGCAGTCATTTTCGGTGGTGTCGGCATTGGCCCACAAATAACAAAACTGAATAAAGGCGTCGATATCTTAGTGGCGACACCAGGTCGTCTACTGGACTTATTCAATCAGCGTGCCGTTAGCTTTAGCCAACTTGAAGTGCTGGTTCTTGATGAAGCAGACCGGATGTTAGATATGGGCTTTATTCACGACATCAAAAAAATTCTTAAAGTATTACCAGCCAAGCGCCAGAACCTGATGTTCTCAGCAACCTTCTCAGATGACATCCGTCAGTTAGCGAAAGGATTAGTCAACAATCCTGTTGAGATATCAGTCACACCGCGTAACGCCACAGCGAAAACCGTTGAACAATATATTTACCCTGTGGATCAAAAGCAAAAAACATCAGCACTCATACACTTAGTTAAACAAAATGAGTGGACCCAAGTACTGGTCTTTAGCCGCACTAAACATGGCGCTAACCGTATCGCTAAAAATCTTGAGGCCAGTGGCCTAACAGCCGCGGCTATCCATGGTAATAAAAGCCAAGGCGCGCGTACCAAAGCCCTGGCTAATTTCAAAAGTGGCGAAGTTCGCGTACTCGTTGCCACCGACATCGCCGCCCGTGGGATCGATATCGACCAATTGCCTAATGTAGTCAATTTTGATCTGCCAAATGTCCCTGAGGATTATGTGCATCGTATCGGCCGTACCGGCCGTGCAGGCGCCAATGGTCAAGCGGTATCTTTGGTCAGCAGCGATGAAGCTAAACTGCTTAAGGATATTGAACGGTTAATCAAGCAGAACATTCCACGCAAAGAAATTGAAGGTTTTGTACCAAGCAAAGATTTACCTGACAACGATCTCAATGATAACAAGCATGGCCAAAATCGTGGCCCACGCAATGCGAACGGCAGAGGTAACGGTCGTAATGGCAATAGCCAGAATCGTGGTAATAATGCCTCAGGTAACGATAAACGTCCACAAAGAAACACCGCAGGCAAAGTAGAGCATAAAGATGGCCAGCGTAGTGGCGAAGCTGCACGCGGTCATCAGCCGAATGACAAAAACTCAAGTCATGCTCCTTCAAACCATAGCCCTTCGAATAATAGCCCTTCCAATAATAGTCGCTCACGCAAGCCAGCAGGCCAAAATTCTGCCAGCTCAGGCGCTTCAAAGCCAGCATCCAATAACAATATTTGGGGTAAATAA
- a CDS encoding Hint domain-containing protein produces MKFTQYNTFLAASVLTLCSFTSLNAVAADAPDLFKRCAQDSLNPAQARGRDLWAKTCKYISQRDYDYLLYDDDGKLRARPKYPSFFKPNDFSQWFRAPIVSGSSCSVGIYTHVVNCVSSCYTPDQKLLFAEGEFTIFDAVSQKIQRIVTLSDAAELNNLAYTVKDVEAYSESITDIVHDIRVLNMASGGQLKVTENHPLLVSTGHMKTADNISVGESLIYQDGNYDVITSIDDIDFYGKVYNVQPDASDASLNGQIVVAQGYLSGSMYYQNEGADLTNRLLLRSNIPDSLL; encoded by the coding sequence ATGAAATTTACACAATACAACACATTTTTAGCAGCATCAGTCCTAACCTTGTGCTCTTTTACATCATTAAATGCTGTTGCAGCTGATGCTCCCGATTTATTTAAACGTTGTGCACAGGATAGCTTAAATCCTGCACAAGCTAGAGGCCGTGATCTCTGGGCTAAGACATGTAAATATATAAGTCAACGTGATTATGACTATCTTCTATACGATGATGATGGTAAATTACGTGCCCGTCCTAAATATCCATCTTTTTTTAAACCTAATGACTTTAGTCAATGGTTTAGAGCACCAATTGTTAGTGGGAGCTCCTGTTCTGTTGGTATTTATACCCATGTTGTAAACTGTGTATCTTCCTGCTATACGCCGGATCAAAAACTCCTGTTTGCCGAGGGGGAATTCACCATTTTTGACGCTGTTAGCCAAAAAATTCAGCGCATTGTGACGTTATCAGATGCTGCAGAGTTAAATAACCTCGCTTATACCGTCAAAGATGTTGAAGCCTACAGTGAGTCGATCACGGATATTGTTCATGATATTCGGGTGTTAAATATGGCAAGTGGTGGTCAGTTAAAAGTGACCGAAAACCATCCATTACTGGTATCTACTGGCCATATGAAAACTGCCGACAACATAAGTGTTGGCGAAAGTTTGATCTATCAAGATGGTAATTACGATGTGATAACCTCTATCGATGATATCGATTTTTACGGTAAGGTATATAATGTACAACCAGATGCCTCTGATGCTAGCCTTAATGGTCAGATAGTGGTGGCTCAAGGTTACTTATCAGGCTCTATGTATTACCAAAATGAAGGTGCTGATTTAACTAACCGATTATTATTGAGAAGTAATATTCCTGATAGTCTACTGTAA
- the dsbC gene encoding bifunctional protein-disulfide isomerase/oxidoreductase DsbC, giving the protein MNTTLSLSHKLIATAIAGTFLLMPITAITATTIDTHMDTNANKSIASSANNLTKSKLAEKIKLRIAEVTGETVNELKKMPVNDMYEVMTSRGLIYISGDGRYLIQGNIYDIDNDMENLSETSMAKMRVTELEKHLDSGILYAAEHPKHTVTVFTDIDCGYCRKLHSQIDEYNAKGISIRYMAYPRAGVNSATYKTMQSVWCAKDQQKAMTMAKAGDHITETSCNNKVEDHYQLGNAIGVNGTPALFLEDGSLLAGYVPPEELAKQLGIKL; this is encoded by the coding sequence ATGAACACAACTCTAAGCCTAAGTCATAAATTAATAGCAACCGCTATTGCCGGTACTTTTTTACTTATGCCGATAACGGCCATTACAGCCACGACTATTGATACTCATATGGATACTAATGCCAACAAGAGTATCGCCAGCAGTGCCAATAATCTTACCAAGAGTAAGCTAGCTGAAAAGATCAAACTGAGAATTGCTGAAGTCACTGGAGAAACCGTTAATGAGCTAAAAAAAATGCCCGTCAATGACATGTATGAGGTGATGACCAGCCGAGGTTTGATTTATATCAGTGGTGATGGCCGTTACCTTATTCAAGGCAACATCTACGATATTGACAATGATATGGAGAATCTGAGTGAAACCAGTATGGCCAAGATGCGAGTCACAGAACTTGAAAAACATCTGGATTCAGGCATTCTTTATGCCGCTGAACACCCAAAACACACAGTGACAGTATTTACCGACATTGACTGCGGTTATTGCCGCAAACTCCATAGCCAAATAGATGAATATAATGCAAAAGGGATCAGTATCCGTTATATGGCATACCCTCGAGCCGGTGTGAATTCAGCCACCTATAAGACCATGCAGTCTGTGTGGTGTGCTAAAGATCAGCAAAAAGCAATGACAATGGCAAAAGCCGGTGATCATATAACAGAGACTAGCTGTAACAATAAAGTGGAAGATCATTATCAACTGGGTAATGCCATTGGTGTTAACGGCACACCAGCCTTGTTCTTAGAAGATGGTTCACTGCTGGCAGGTTATGTCCCCCCCGAGGAACTTGCGAAGCAGCTAGGTATTAAGCTGTAA
- a CDS encoding peptidase yields the protein MEVIKLINNKVIFSALVVVASQQAMAESTSKKIYDFMQDFHNNPREVMERLPIHSQPSSRFSDEDIKTGHFIEIKDQYRQRIIGDMPGAVINTANDDPKKVVDNPNTFLSNIYEIDQQIPRKHRLPVQPWSDSYWPIYSGGLAFRYADRDLQQTSPQNWKEYFDFSTVTKPVSDYIGYVRKDLSPAEKYDLLVGDEKFNLTKKNWQAGQAYYDKNWPVQRWEGYCHGWAPAAYMMSRPAKTITVQDASGEDLTFYPADIKALGTLLWASGSYAQNVIGGRCNIQNPKKDANGRILDQNCFDNNPGSWHIAVLNQIGLNERSLVMDATYDFQVWNQPILSYDVTYFNPQTGRHYANLSQAIVSREQYTQDKFEDYRSPLATQFVGVKMNLRYMAETNPRNREYDSTRNDASSLVSYHYDLELNNDGKIIGGEWFSNMHPDFLWSVKKGAKVRSRYNGTGVWAEGQSVPASWHAAAVNASKYNQPISSVVEELFRRSANN from the coding sequence ATGGAAGTAATTAAGTTGATTAATAATAAAGTAATTTTTAGTGCACTTGTTGTTGTGGCAAGCCAGCAAGCTATGGCTGAAAGCACATCAAAAAAAATATATGATTTCATGCAAGACTTTCATAATAATCCACGAGAGGTGATGGAAAGGCTACCAATACATAGTCAGCCATCATCACGATTCAGTGATGAGGATATAAAAACGGGTCATTTTATTGAAATAAAAGATCAATACCGTCAACGTATTATTGGTGATATGCCAGGAGCAGTAATCAATACAGCGAATGATGATCCTAAAAAAGTAGTAGATAACCCTAATACCTTTTTAAGTAATATATATGAAATAGATCAGCAAATTCCTCGTAAACACAGGTTACCCGTTCAACCTTGGTCTGATTCATATTGGCCAATTTATTCCGGTGGTTTAGCTTTTCGCTATGCAGACAGAGATTTACAGCAAACATCGCCACAAAATTGGAAAGAGTACTTTGATTTTTCAACAGTAACTAAACCTGTGAGTGATTATATTGGTTATGTACGAAAAGATTTATCACCCGCAGAAAAATATGACTTACTTGTTGGTGATGAAAAGTTCAACTTAACTAAAAAAAACTGGCAAGCAGGTCAAGCTTATTATGACAAGAACTGGCCTGTTCAACGTTGGGAGGGGTATTGTCATGGTTGGGCCCCCGCAGCTTATATGATGTCTCGGCCAGCAAAAACGATAACGGTACAAGATGCCTCGGGTGAAGATTTAACATTTTACCCTGCAGATATTAAAGCCCTTGGTACCCTGTTATGGGCTAGTGGCTCGTATGCTCAGAACGTGATTGGTGGACGATGTAATATCCAAAATCCTAAAAAAGATGCCAATGGTAGAATATTAGATCAAAACTGCTTTGATAATAATCCGGGTAGCTGGCACATTGCGGTGCTGAACCAAATCGGTTTAAACGAGCGTAGTTTAGTCATGGATGCAACCTATGATTTTCAAGTCTGGAATCAGCCAATTCTTAGCTATGATGTCACCTATTTTAATCCTCAAACTGGGCGACACTATGCAAATTTATCTCAGGCAATAGTATCTCGTGAACAGTATACACAGGATAAATTTGAAGATTACCGTAGCCCTTTGGCAACCCAATTTGTTGGGGTGAAAATGAACCTGCGTTACATGGCTGAAACCAATCCTAGAAATAGAGAATATGACTCTACAAGGAATGATGCGAGTTCACTGGTGAGCTATCATTATGATTTAGAATTAAATAATGACGGTAAAATTATCGGTGGTGAGTGGTTTAGTAACATGCATCCTGATTTTTTATGGTCAGTTAAGAAAGGCGCTAAGGTACGCTCACGTTATAATGGGACGGGTGTATGGGCTGAAGGACAAAGTGTTCCAGCGTCTTGGCATGCTGCAGCAGTTAACGCATCAAAGTATAATCAACCTATCTCTTCAGTGGTTGAAGAGCTCTTTAGGCGTTCGGCTAACAATTGA
- a CDS encoding M20/M25/M40 family metallo-hydrolase, producing the protein MKIYNLLPTLLVALSPLATQAKDVWILVDGDATQTLKTLQFSKNQLSSITPSNGKLVTQINEDHILELSELMHEEHKRCGGFTVHNSIKEAVEASKQPLNLTHFSIPTQLNQGEKVNRALPLLSANKITNTISSMSEFTNRYYRTSHGENAANWVKDQWAGMAEGISWASASAREHNDWRQDSVILTLTGSTKPDEIVIIGGHLDSINGYTDENKRAPGADDNASGIGTITEVIRVFLETGQQPDRTIKFMAYAAEEVGLLGSAEIASVARNNNDNIIAVMQLDMTGFIGGEEDIVLMNDYTDSNLNSFLALLMDTYQSDINYTYDRCGYGCSDHASWHAQGYPASMPFEAKFNDYNPDIHSSRDTLDKLDVTMEHALNFAKLAMSYAIELGFQVDDPTPPSVPVLENGVPVTGLAGNRGSEKHYKFVVPAGSEEAKVAIWGSNGDADLYVKKGATPTTSNYDCRPYTIGSNETCLFDEEPAGDYFVMARGYKDYTNLTLKASYGSGGVSGSETDLSGAVRSWSYYQITVPEGTTDLNVSVSGGAGDVDLYLRKARKPQKLRFDCRSQEGGNDKQCSIDSPGADIWYVGLYGKTDFLDVNLNWNYK; encoded by the coding sequence ATGAAAATCTATAACTTACTACCCACTTTATTAGTGGCATTATCGCCATTAGCAACGCAAGCAAAGGATGTCTGGATCTTAGTGGATGGCGATGCGACTCAAACTCTTAAAACCCTACAGTTTAGTAAAAATCAATTATCTAGTATTACACCCAGCAACGGAAAACTGGTTACTCAAATCAATGAAGATCACATTCTTGAATTGAGTGAGCTTATGCATGAGGAGCATAAACGCTGTGGTGGATTTACAGTTCACAACAGTATCAAAGAGGCCGTTGAGGCCAGTAAACAGCCCCTGAACCTGACTCACTTCAGTATACCTACACAGTTGAATCAAGGGGAAAAGGTTAATCGAGCATTGCCGCTATTGTCAGCAAATAAAATAACAAACACGATTTCTTCAATGTCTGAGTTTACGAATCGTTACTATCGAACCAGTCATGGAGAAAATGCTGCTAATTGGGTTAAAGATCAATGGGCGGGCATGGCAGAGGGGATTAGCTGGGCTTCGGCTTCGGCTCGAGAGCACAATGATTGGCGTCAGGATTCCGTTATCCTAACACTCACTGGTAGCACAAAGCCCGATGAAATTGTCATCATTGGTGGTCATTTAGATTCTATTAATGGTTACACTGATGAAAATAAGCGCGCACCGGGAGCCGATGATAACGCATCGGGTATTGGGACGATAACTGAAGTGATTAGGGTCTTTTTAGAAACAGGTCAACAACCAGATAGAACCATTAAATTTATGGCTTATGCCGCAGAAGAAGTGGGTTTACTAGGCAGTGCTGAAATTGCATCGGTTGCTAGAAATAATAACGATAATATTATCGCTGTGATGCAGTTGGATATGACAGGTTTCATTGGCGGTGAAGAAGATATCGTGTTGATGAATGATTACACTGACAGTAATCTAAACAGCTTTCTTGCATTACTCATGGATACCTACCAAAGCGATATTAATTATACCTATGATCGTTGTGGTTATGGTTGCTCAGATCATGCTTCTTGGCATGCCCAAGGCTATCCAGCATCTATGCCTTTTGAAGCTAAATTTAATGACTACAACCCTGATATCCATAGCAGTAGAGATACTTTAGATAAACTTGATGTGACCATGGAACATGCGTTGAATTTTGCTAAACTTGCCATGAGTTACGCTATTGAACTGGGTTTTCAAGTTGATGATCCAACGCCTCCGAGTGTACCCGTTCTCGAAAATGGAGTGCCAGTTACCGGACTTGCGGGCAATAGAGGTAGCGAAAAACATTACAAATTTGTTGTACCTGCAGGATCAGAAGAAGCAAAGGTAGCAATTTGGGGCAGTAATGGTGATGCTGATTTGTATGTTAAAAAAGGGGCTACACCGACAACATCTAATTATGACTGTAGACCTTACACTATAGGCAGTAACGAGACGTGTTTATTTGATGAAGAGCCCGCTGGTGATTATTTCGTTATGGCTCGAGGCTACAAAGATTACACTAATTTAACCTTAAAGGCCTCTTATGGCAGTGGTGGGGTTAGTGGCAGTGAAACGGATCTCTCAGGTGCGGTACGCAGCTGGAGCTATTATCAAATCACAGTACCTGAAGGGACTACTGATTTGAATGTGTCAGTGTCTGGTGGGGCTGGCGATGTTGATTTGTATTTACGCAAAGCAAGAAAACCTCAAAAGTTACGATTTGATTGCCGTTCTCAAGAGGGCGGTAATGACAAGCAATGCAGTATCGATAGCCCAGGTGCAGATATCTGGTATGTAGGTTTATATGGGAAAACTGATTTTTTAGATGTTAATTTGAACTGGAATTACAAGTAA
- the arsB gene encoding ACR3 family arsenite efflux transporter, which yields MGLFERYLSVWIGLSIVTGLVLGSLVPNLFILVASIEYAHVNLVIAMLIWIMIYPMMVQIDFTAVKDVRKSPRGLWLTLAINWLIKPFTMALLAWFFFKVLFIHWVDPQTATEYIAGMILLGVAPCTAMVFVWSQLTQGDPNYTLVQVSVNDLIMVIAFAPICALLLGVSDIQVPWETLLSSVFLYVVLPLAAGVLTRRKLEARDKTVEKAALISFVAMLKPWSMIGLLATVVLLFGLQAQTIIDEPQHILLIAIPLLIQTYGIFFIAYYAARKLKLKHKIAAPACMIATSNFFELAVAVAISLFGLHSGAALATVVGVLVEVPVMVSLVAFVNRNRQKFEDNISGDEKVM from the coding sequence ATGGGACTTTTTGAGCGTTATCTGAGTGTTTGGATTGGGTTGAGTATTGTGACTGGGCTGGTTTTAGGTAGCCTTGTTCCAAATCTATTTATATTGGTGGCCTCAATTGAATATGCTCATGTGAATTTAGTCATAGCTATGCTCATCTGGATAATGATTTATCCTATGATGGTGCAGATAGATTTTACTGCGGTAAAAGATGTGAGAAAAAGCCCTAGAGGTTTATGGTTGACATTGGCGATTAACTGGTTGATTAAACCCTTTACGATGGCATTATTAGCGTGGTTTTTTTTCAAGGTACTGTTTATTCATTGGGTCGATCCTCAGACGGCAACAGAATATATAGCAGGCATGATTTTACTCGGGGTTGCGCCATGTACTGCGATGGTATTTGTGTGGAGTCAACTGACTCAAGGCGATCCTAACTATACCTTGGTGCAAGTGTCGGTCAATGATCTCATTATGGTGATTGCCTTTGCACCTATTTGTGCTCTTTTACTCGGCGTGAGTGATATTCAGGTACCATGGGAGACATTGCTTTCCTCTGTCTTTCTCTATGTAGTCTTGCCTTTGGCTGCAGGAGTATTGACGCGTCGGAAGTTAGAGGCGAGAGATAAAACTGTCGAGAAGGCCGCGTTAATATCATTTGTGGCGATGCTTAAACCTTGGTCTATGATAGGCTTATTGGCGACGGTTGTATTATTATTTGGGCTTCAGGCGCAAACCATTATAGATGAACCACAGCATATTTTATTGATAGCGATCCCTTTATTAATTCAGACTTACGGTATTTTCTTTATTGCTTATTATGCAGCGAGAAAATTGAAGTTGAAACATAAGATCGCCGCGCCAGCATGTATGATCGCCACTTCAAATTTTTTTGAACTTGCTGTTGCAGTAGCAATCTCATTGTTTGGTTTACACTCTGGAGCGGCGTTAGCGACAGTTGTTGGTGTATTAGTTGAGGTCCCTGTCATGGTTTCACTGGTGGCATTTGTGAATCGAAACAGACAAAAGTTTGAGGATAATATCAGTGGTGATGAAAAAGTAATGTAA
- a CDS encoding metalloregulator ArsR/SmtB family transcription factor, with translation MTALDLFKTLSDETRLRSLLLIHAEQELCVCELMQALEESQPKVSRHLALLRKVGLLHDKRQGQWVFYRVNPNLPTWMHQVINATYLANGDLIALNLARLKLMGDRPNRVKICCD, from the coding sequence ATGACAGCTTTGGATTTGTTTAAAACGCTCAGTGATGAGACTCGCTTACGTAGCTTGCTACTTATTCACGCGGAGCAAGAGCTGTGTGTTTGTGAATTAATGCAAGCGCTAGAAGAGAGCCAGCCCAAGGTATCGAGGCATTTAGCCCTATTACGTAAAGTGGGATTATTGCATGATAAACGTCAAGGGCAGTGGGTGTTCTATCGGGTTAATCCGAATCTACCGACTTGGATGCATCAAGTGATTAATGCAACTTACTTGGCCAATGGAGATTTGATTGCACTTAATCTTGCACGTCTTAAGTTGATGGGGGATAGGCCTAATCGAGTGAAAATTTGCTGCGATTAG
- the pmbA gene encoding metalloprotease PmbA, with translation MTIPSIDLELDSLKNAVSMALEYANKLGSTAAEVAISKQQGLSVSTRLKEVETVEFNKDGALGITLFRDGCKGSSSTSDLSPEAIKLAVKAADDIAKFTSSDPYNGLAEAELMANNFPDLDLYHPQDISAKQLTELAARSEEAALDVDSRITNSDGASANAHTGVKVYGNSHGFLDGFSTSRFSLSCVVIGESDGNMQRDYDYTISRNFNELVSAEAVGKKASEKTLGRLGSRKIATTELPILLAPEIATGLIGHLIGAISGGSLYRKSSFLLDSIDTQIFPDWFSIEEQPHLKGALASAIYDSEGVATQDRSIVKDGILSTYLLTSYSARKLGLKNTGHAGGIYNWTLSHTGQTFDELVKQMGTGVIVTEVMGQGVNGVTGDYSRGASGFYVENGIVLYPVEEFTIAGNLKDMFQNIVAVSSDRDLRSSVRTGGILLSDMKIAGS, from the coding sequence GTGACTATACCTAGTATTGACCTTGAATTAGATTCATTAAAAAACGCCGTATCTATGGCCTTAGAGTATGCAAATAAACTCGGCAGTACAGCGGCTGAGGTGGCGATCAGTAAGCAACAAGGATTATCTGTTTCAACCCGACTTAAGGAAGTTGAAACCGTTGAGTTTAATAAAGATGGCGCGTTAGGTATTACGTTATTTCGTGATGGTTGCAAAGGGAGTTCATCTACGTCAGATTTAAGTCCAGAGGCCATTAAATTAGCGGTTAAAGCAGCCGATGATATTGCCAAATTCACCTCTAGCGACCCGTATAATGGCTTAGCTGAAGCTGAATTAATGGCGAATAACTTTCCTGATCTTGATTTGTATCATCCGCAAGATATTTCGGCTAAACAATTAACAGAATTAGCGGCTCGTTCAGAAGAAGCTGCATTAGATGTGGATAGTCGCATTACTAATTCTGATGGAGCCAGTGCCAACGCCCATACAGGTGTGAAAGTTTATGGTAATAGTCATGGTTTTCTTGATGGTTTTTCCACTTCACGTTTCAGCTTAAGTTGTGTTGTTATTGGTGAAAGTGATGGCAATATGCAGCGAGACTATGATTATACTATTTCGCGTAATTTTAACGAGCTAGTGTCAGCCGAAGCCGTCGGAAAAAAGGCGTCAGAGAAAACATTAGGCCGTTTAGGTAGCCGTAAAATAGCCACCACTGAGCTGCCTATTTTATTGGCTCCTGAGATAGCCACGGGCTTAATCGGTCACTTAATTGGGGCGATTAGTGGTGGAAGTTTATATCGTAAATCTAGTTTTTTACTTGACTCTATCGATACTCAAATATTCCCAGATTGGTTTTCAATTGAGGAACAACCTCATCTTAAGGGCGCGCTTGCCAGTGCCATATACGATAGCGAAGGGGTAGCAACACAAGATCGTAGTATTGTTAAAGATGGCATCCTATCGACTTATCTGCTTACCAGTTACTCTGCACGTAAGCTTGGTCTTAAGAATACTGGCCATGCAGGTGGTATATACAATTGGACCTTGTCCCATACCGGGCAAACATTCGATGAATTGGTGAAGCAAATGGGCACCGGCGTGATCGTCACGGAGGTGATGGGGCAAGGTGTTAATGGCGTAACGGGGGATTATTCCCGTGGTGCTTCTGGTTTTTATGTTGAAAACGGCATAGTGCTTTATCCAGTAGAAGAATTTACCATTGCTGGTAATCTTAAAGATATGTTCCAAAATATTGTTGCAGTCAGTAGCGATCGCGATTTACGTTCATCGGTTCGTACTGGCGGGATTTTATTGAGTGATATGAAGATCGCAGGGAGTTAA